Proteins encoded together in one Telopea speciosissima isolate NSW1024214 ecotype Mountain lineage chromosome 4, Tspe_v1, whole genome shotgun sequence window:
- the LOC122658377 gene encoding S-adenosylmethionine decarboxylase proenzyme-like: MTVPMGTTANPSPPSPIGFEGFEKRLEITFSEAPIFVDPQGLGLRALTRSQLDSILDAARCTIVAQLCNSEFDSYVLSESSLFVYPLKIILKTCGTTKLLSAIPQILKLASSLSLSVFSAKYSRGSFIFPDAQPSPHRNFTEEVTVLNGYFGNLTSGGRAYVMGNPSIPNQNWHIYMASENPPTDANRTAVVTMEMCMTGLDRERAALFYKKSEGDSAKEMTNLAGIAEIMPSHEICDFEFDPCGYSMNAIDGGALSTIHVTPEDGFSYASYEAMGFDPGSVGFEPLIKRVLKCFRPAQFSVAVTCLGDGGPYMWGEDEFVEGYMCENVAKQELPGGGCVVYRCFTERENVCVVSSPKSTLHCWEDVGEEEEIVEMVEKKNKNKRKKKKSKSVGATAPVCNCVSVA; encoded by the coding sequence ATGACCGTTCCAATGGGTACTACAGCAAACCCATCCCCTCCGTCACCAATCGGATTCGAAGGATTCGAAAAACGCCTCGAAATCACCTTCTCCGAAGCTCCCATCTTTGTCGACCCCCAAGGTCTTGGTCTCCGAGCCCTGACTCGGTCCCAACTCGACTCGATCCTCGATGCAGCTCGCTGCACCATAGTTGCTCAACTCTGCAACTCCGAGTTCGACTCATACGTTCTCTCCGAGTCAAGCCTCTTCGTTTACCCTCTAAAGATAATTCTCAAGACTTGCGGGACAACAAAGCTGCTTTCAGCGATTCCTCAGATTCTCAAACTCGCGagttctctctcgctctctgttTTCTCTGCTAAGTATTCTCGTGGGAGCTTCATCTTCCCTGATGCTCAACCTTCCCCTCATCGTAACTTCACTGAAGAAGTCACCGTGCTtaatgggtattttggtaatttaacCTCCGGAGGAAGGGCTTACGTCATGGGTAATCCATCGATTCCGAATCAGAACTGGCACATCTACATGGCCTCTGAGAACCCACCAACAGATGCTAATCGTACGGCTGTGGTCACAATGGAAATGTGCATGACTGGGTTGGATCGGGAACGAGCTGCCTTGTTTTACAAGAAATCGGAAGGAGACTCGGCCAAGGAAATGACTAATCTCGCTGGAATCGCCGAGATTATGCCTTCTCATGAGATATGCGACTTTGAGTTCGATCCATGCGGTTACTCTATGAATGCAATCGACGGTGGAGCTCTCTCTACAATCCACGTCACCCCTGAAGACGGATTCAGTTACGCCAGCTATGAGGCCATGGGGTTCGACCCCGGTTCGGTCGGGTTCGAACCGCTAATCAAACGCGTGCTGAAGTGTTTCCGTCCGGCTCAGTTCTCTGTTGCTGTAACTTGCTTGGGCGATGGTGGACCCTACATGTGGGGCGAGGATGAATTTGTGGAAGGTTACATGTGCGAGAACGTGGCGAAACAAGAACTTCCAGGTGGTGGGTGCGTAGTGTACCGTTGCTTCACCGAAAGAGAGAACGTGTGCGTGGTGTCTTCCCCTAAATCGACTCTGCATTGCTGGGAAGACgtgggagaggaagaagaaattgttGAGATGGTggagaaaaagaacaagaacaagaggaagaagaagaagagtaaaagCGTTGGTGCAACTGCGCCGGTGTGTAACTGCGTTTCTGTGGCTTAG